Within Paenibacillus sp. RUD330, the genomic segment CACGCCCAAGCCCCTTTGCCCACCCGTCTTAGAACAAGGCCGGTAATGAATTTGGTATGGCTCGGATGAACCTGGGAGTCCGTTCCGATGGCGAAATGATACGCTGCCCGGGGATCCTCCCTTATGAAAGACATCATCCGCTCGGCGACCTCGCCCAAGGTCAGATGCTGCTCCTTGACGTTGTGAAATCGAAGCCTGTTGCGGCAATCATGGGATTCCGGCTGTCTCTTGGACTTCGTCACGCTAGCTCTCACCCGCCCTCGCTGTCTTACCGTCAGCTTATGCTTGGATAGCCGCGCCTATGAACCGGCCCAAGCAGCAGGCGCTCCTCCGGCCGGGCTGCAGCGCTGCTCAGCAAGCCGTCGCCGGCATTGCTCGTACGTGCTAAAGGGCTGCCCAATTGCGGAAGCCGGCCGGAATAAGCCCCGTGCTCAGCTCTCCGTCGTCCCTGCCGAGGACAAGCTGCTCCCCTTGCCCGCCGCCTTTTCGACAGACCGTGCTTGGGCATAAAAAAAAGCCGCATCCAAGCCTCGCCGAAACGAGGACAGGATGCGGCTGTTCCATGCATGCGGTCAAACGAGGGAGACAATCGAGGAAGCGACCTTCTCCCCGTTCCAGAGAGCGCTCAGCTCCTCGCCGTCCCGAAGGGCGGCGACGCCGGCCGGCGTGCCGGTGAAGACGATGTCTCCCCGGCGCAGGCCGTAACGGCTGCCGATATGCTCCGCGAGCACATCCGGACTGAAGATCATGTCCCGGGCGTTGCCCAGCTGGGCGACCTCGGTGCCGCGCAGCAAGGCGAAGTCGGCGGCCTCCAGGCCGGCCATGCCCGGATAGGGCCGCCACGGGCCGATCGGAGCCGAGTTCCGGAAGCCTTTGGCGGCGAGCCATGGATGGCCTTTGTCCTTGAGCCTGCTCTGCACGTCGCGCAGCGTCAGGTCGAGGCCGAGCGCCATCGCGTCGAACAGCTCGTCGGCTCCGACTCCCGGCTCCCAGTCGCGTCCCGCGCGAAGCACGATCTCCAGCTCGAAATGCACCTCGCCTTCTCCGCCCGGCAGCTCGACGGCTCTTCCGTCCATCGGAATCAGCGAATGGGTCGGCTTGGTGAACACCATCGGGGATTTCGGCACTTCGTTGCCGAGCTCGAGG encodes:
- a CDS encoding fumarylacetoacetate hydrolase family protein; the encoded protein is MSAYEDFSLESVRNIYCIGRNYRLHALELGNEVPKSPMVFTKPTHSLIPMDGRAVELPGGEGEVHFELEIVLRAGRDWEPGVGADELFDAMALGLDLTLRDVQSRLKDKGHPWLAAKGFRNSAPIGPWRPYPGMAGLEAADFALLRGTEVAQLGNARDMIFSPDVLAEHIGSRYGLRRGDIVFTGTPAGVAALRDGEELSALWNGEKVASSIVSLV